The sequence CGCAAAGGATTGTATCAAGTGCCGCCCTAAATGTGTGCCGCGATCTCCGGCAGCTTCCCGCGTCCATGCAAACTCAATATCGGCGGTTTCCAGCCCGCAGCCGAAAGAGGACGCAAGCAGCTTCCCGTCTGTCTTTTCGGGATTTAAGATATAGTCTATCGCAGCCTTTAAGGTTGATTTAATAGGGTGCGTCTTTGTAACCGCCATATCTCGTCCACCGCCTTTTTAATGTCCTCTATATCCTGCCTGTAAACCGTCCCCGTCGCATTGGCGCGTTTTGCAATCTGGTTGATGTTCCGGCTCACCGCTTGCAGTTCCCGGATATATGCTTTTGTGTCGCTTCGGTCAACGACAAGAATATACCCGTCTATCGCCATTTTACGGAAGTATGCCCCATACTGCTTTATGGGAAGCTGCTTCATCTTCTCGTCGATCAGCCGCTTTTCTTCTTCCGTAACGTAAAACTTCATCTGTATATTTCTCTTTCGGTTTTCCATTTCCGCACCGCCTTTCGGTATAAGGGTTTGGGATTATCCCAACAAGCACTTTTCGCAAACGGGTACTCGTTTGCTGTGCTTGCTATCTACTCCTTATCCCGTTTCAAAGGCAGCGTTTGTTGCACTCTCTTTCTAATTTGGCGCAAAAAAAGATTGCAGCCCCTATGCGCTGCAATCTCCTGCTTCCCATATTGTGAGGTTAGTCCTCTGCTTGTTCGACTTCTGTTATCTCCCTTGCCGTTGCGGTTACAATCCGTATGCCTTTATCGCTCATACCGTCCAGCAGCGCGTCAAGCTGCCGCCGCCCGGTGGATTTCTCCGCATTGCTGTTCGGGAAGAAAAATTGATCTACCGAAATATGATACCGGGTTACAAGGTCATAGAATACCTGTAAACTCGGCTGTTGTCCCTTGTTCTCGATATTCGCAAGGTAGCGCGGGGAAATATATAACTCGTCGCTTACCTTTTTGCGGCTCTCGCCGTATTCATTTCTCGCGGCTTTTATAGCTGCCCCGAAAGCCTTAAAGTCGTACAATGGTACGGGTCTTTTTGCCATTTTCATTCACCCTGTTACATTTTACAGTTCACCTTTCTTTTTGGATATGTCCACACAATTCATATCATTAGGTTAAATACTTCCTGTTGTGTATTGACAGTAGACTGATTTTCTGATAAAATAAAATTTATGTAAAAGGAGGCGGCGTTTATGTTGCATAGCATGCGTATTAGATAAGCATTGAAAAAAAGGATTTTCCCATTTTCAACATGGGCTTTTTTGTCATGCTTATTTTGCGGATGCTATACAAAAAACTAACGACGTATAGATATAGTATAGACATAGTGCAAGCTATGCCTTAGTTTTGTTGTACTGCTCTGTGCATTATAAATGCAGGTCAATGCTCATGTTGAGGATTGACCTGCATTTTTTTGTGTAAAAAGGACGAGTGAAATATAATGCTTAAAAAATATTGGATAAAATGTCCGATTTGTAACGGAAAGACGAGAGTTCAAGTATTTCATAATACTGTATTAAAAGATTTTCCTCTTTTCTGCCCTAAATGCAAATTGACGCATATCATTGATGTAGAAAAATTAGAGATTGTAATCAAAAATACAGAAAAACAAACTTTTATTATTTAGAAGAAAGGATATAAAAATGAAACGTTTACCTAAATATACGCCTGCGGAAGTACGGAATGATCCATACGGATTTACTTACAAAGAAATGTCGGAAGTTATTGGCGAGAATGAAGCAAAAGCCTTATATGAAGAATTATATAAGCAATT comes from Christensenellaceae bacterium and encodes:
- a CDS encoding mobilization protein — encoded protein: MENRKRNIQMKFYVTEEEKRLIDEKMKQLPIKQYGAYFRKMAIDGYILVVDRSDTKAYIRELQAVSRNINQIAKRANATGTVYRQDIEDIKKAVDEIWRLQRRTLLNQP
- a CDS encoding transcriptional regulator; the encoded protein is MAKRPVPLYDFKAFGAAIKAARNEYGESRKKVSDELYISPRYLANIENKGQQPSLQVFYDLVTRYHISVDQFFFPNSNAEKSTGRRQLDALLDGMSDKGIRIVTATAREITEVEQAED